The window ttaaatattacttccGACCCATATCAGTTATATATTCTCATTCATAATAATTTGGTATATATAGATTACAAAACTTGGTCCCCAAGTATAATATCTCCTAATAACGGAAATATATCATATCAATCATATCTTCgtataatttctaatttatatcaCACAATCTCTTAATATCTTTTCATATATCCCTATATTTCTTCACAAACAATTAACACCTAATTCAATTACAAGTTTAATATACATTCAATTCAAATCTTTAACCAACAGATAAACCAACGAAGGTACTAATATTCTCATTCTCTACACAAGTAATGGTATAGAAAGAAAGAATACTACAAAAAATAGACTTAACCCATTACAAAACTAAACATACTCACTAGAGATGATTGCCAATATCCATATACAATTAGTGAAACAAACTATACATATAAAGATACCCATACACGCacccaaacaaaataattaacacATAATCAATTGAGTTTGAGCAAGATGATTACCAGTTTGAACAAGGTTTTGACAAGAATTAAACCGTGTATAGTCGCCTCTTTCTCCTTTCTCGGGTTAGGTTTTGTAGACGACGAGCCTATCGGGTTCTTATCGAGCCGACCGAGCCTATCGAGTTCTTTTACTTAatttccaaaaaaattattcaattgttattttttttctaaatttaacctaaaaatattatttcccctattaaaaatgaaaaataaactttaaaaacaacataattatataattatgttatgtATAATAACtctaataaattcaaatatagaTTTGTTGTACTTGTCACTTAAGATGAATGATTTTGTTTTAACCTttcaaattcattaaatcatattttgatCCCGTTTGTTCATATTTCTTATGCGAATGtactttataattttatatgttgtataaaatatatgaattaacaataaaataaaatgagaatattatttttgttataggAGAATATGATTTacatttttcaaaacaaaaaaacaatagTAAGCAAATCATCAATAATTATGTAAATTACATTTGTAATTTAATAGCAATAtcaaatactccctccctccctatttacatgtccacttttgacTTCATAGtgatcaaattgactaaagtttgactgtgatttacatatattatattattgagaaaatgtaaaaaaaaaaatatcatggtAAAGTACATctaatctactttaaaatgtaatttttagtttttaaaaataaatataggatatatattaatcttcagttaaaaattggtcaatttgaccaatgACAAGTCAAAAGTGGATATGTAAATAGGGACGAATGGGGTACTACGATTTTATTGTGTTGATATAGTTTAGACTAATGTACACGCCCTAAAAAAACTAATGTACATGATTATAAAATGGAAAATTAGAAATCGGACCTATTTAATTGAGATATTGATTTGGGATTAatcaaagaaattaaaatatttgatgtatgtgtattaatttaataaaatatattataatatgatgtTATGTTAGTCTATAATCAATTAATGTATAAACCTATACATTAAAACCTCCAAAAATTaatactctttaaattaataacctctctataaatattatattattctgGTTCCGACTTGGGTTAGTTCAAAAAGTGACCAATTTTGATACcataatattaatttcaaaaagtAACTTGTAGGTTGTAGTACttcaataattaatattatttttttctaatattaataatataattgataatattatattaaaaaataaaaaataaaaaatataatcgaGTTCGAGGCAAGCCGAGTTCGAGTTCGAGCTtatcgagtcgagctcgagtcgagctcAAAAAAACTTGGCTCGACTCGAGTTTTTAATCGAGCCCAAAAActtgttcgagctcgagctcgataacgagttcgagccgagttaatcgagccgagctcaaAAACGCTCGgttcgaattacagccctattATAGAGACAAGAGATTTTGAAAGTTAGGCGTTTTTTCTCTCACGTGACgtggttaatttttttttttaagagtaAAATGCACTTCTTCTACCTGCACTTTGAGTGTCAGACCACTTGCAATAGAAGGGCATTTCAGTCTTTTACAAGTTATAAAACAAGGCGAAATGAAAACATGCAACAACGAAGAAAAAAACAACGAAAACGACACTCTGGGAATGAACGGGATCACGATCCTCCGGCAAGTACTCATTCAAACACTTCAACTCCTTACGAACCTTCTTCACAGGCTGTCCAAAATTCTTCACCAAAAACGAATCATCACTCATTACACTCTGTTCCAAACACATCTCTCACACCTTTCCCAAACTCCACACTCATCTCCGCAAAACCTCAACAGAACTCCACCGCATGGAACCTCCCAATCTGATCACCACCGTACACCTCTGGAGCTGCCGGAATCGCCAGCGGAGCTCGTCAAATCGTCTCTCCACGGCGTCGTTTCAATCATTTTGAAGAGAATTTAGGTCTAGAGAGAGAATGAAATTGAGTTAAGGAGTGGATATAAGCATTAAATTGTAGTTTCAAAGTGAGGCTTGACGGTTGTGGAAACCGTAACGTATAAGAAAGTGTGTACGTATATGCGTATGTATAGTGGCAGTAGCGGATGAGCAAAATGGGAATGCTATTGTTTTAGAGAAAGAGATGGAGGGTGGAGACAAGACACGTGGCGGAGAATGGAGCAGAATTGACAGAGAGATGTGGTCGGAGTGCTGGGTTTGCAGAGTTGTGATGGGCGGTGATTTCGTTGTGGTAATTGGATATTAGCGAGGGACGGAGGGGGACGGAAAAACTGGTGGGAAGGATTGGAGAACGAAGGCGCACGGTGAGAGGGAAAATCAATCCTCTGTTGGATCTAGTATGTACTAATTCATTTTGAATAATTTCTGTTGCAAGTGTGCCATTGACAGAAAAGCTAGTAATAGTTCTTCTCTCATATACGCAACTTGCAACAGTCCATGAAGTCTATATAGAGCCAGTTTATGGATTCAGGTGGTGGCCTTCGCAGGTGAGGCGGCGATGGCTGGGAACTGAGGAATCGGGTTTTTCGGTAACCGTGCGGAAGGAGTTGGAGGGAGGAAGGAGCTGGAAAGAGACGAAGAGAAGAAACGAGGGATTGTAAAAGACTGAAATGCCCTTCTATAATCGACATAGATACacactttataaaaatattaaaactccAGTATTACAAGTGGTATTTTCTATATGAATCTATAAAGACCTATTTTGTGccaaataaaatatcatatctTGTTTATGGATTGctgtaataaattaaaaatatttaatatgatcACTGAGATATATGCTTATAGTTAAACTTATCTCTAAGATTGACTTCAAAAATATGTTCATAATTAGACCTATCTCTGGTATTGAACATGGATGTACAACTTGTTGGGTTTCGAGCATCAAACGCAACGGAAAAACgtgaaaaataattacaaaatcgaaacCCACCGCAGGATCCATGCAAAAACATAAGATTTAATTCGGAGATAGATGATTTACCTTTTCGAAGATTTACGAATGTAGAAAGATGGGGGTCCAAGAAAGAATCACCACGCAACTCTTGTATCAAGATCTGCGTCTCTAAGGTAGTCCACACGAACGCTTGATCCTCCAAGGATCACCGGAGCTGGTTTTAGTCGAAGAACAACCATCTCTATCTCTATCTAGCCTCTTAAAGTGTTAGAGCAGCTAgggtttttaataaaatgaatttgtTGTATCTCACACAAAaccaatacatcattatgtatttatagggaagaaaGTTGGGCTAAAAAACCCTAAATCGATTTTGGGCTTCACAAAACCCAATCTGATTtggttttattattaaattcgaattgtaattaaataattaagaccAACTCAATTAAATATctaatttcgaatttaattattaatttaaattcaaaatttaaattaaatatcttTTCAAACGTtctaagtgtgtgaccctttaggttattattatgttggtaataattttaatatcttaataataaaattataaacaatgagtgGCATCttgtaatacatcattgctccccacgtaataataataattggtgatccaATTAAAGTTTTCATGATTAATGTTTCCGTGTAGTATAATCCTTTTAACcaaatattatagattaaactcGAGGCATGTATTTTGTCGTgaggccaataatatctatCCTAAttataggagggttaaatcctttatctatcattcatatttcccATATGACTCATAATATACCCGATGTCCACTTTTATGATCTACCGATCAAAGATGAATTTTAATGTTgtcaaagtatattaatccttctatagaaatataatgatctCAAGTTTAAGGATCATTACACCATTATCACTGTGAGTATCTCTTATGACATTCTTAACATGTAGAATCTCACTGTGGGTCTATCCAGTGCCATGTATTATGTTACATGCAcctatgttcttgactttagtatcactatacctatgaccAATGAGATGTGTTCATCAGTAGACAAACGTACTAATCTTtagggataaatatcaaataggtgactcgtttcgtccaattATATCAATTAAGTTACTGctttccaaattgactcaaattagacactcattagaaaaatttgtatcaaaaatattactctatcgttagtcaaaattttgaaagtattatatattgagtttcgcacattttttatgaatggtattacatccaaatgaaagattctgaATTCTAGTattatagataatatttttagatttttaaaaatttatcttctatttatttttatttaaatcaaataacacaatcaaaaaattaaaaataaatagttgataaaattttaaaaatctaaaaatattagcgaaaatagtaggactcggaatatttcatttggatgtaataccattcataaaaaatgtgcgaaactcaatatataatactttcaaaatttcgactaacgatagagtgatatttttgatacaaatttttctaatgagtgtctaatttgagtcaatttgaaaAGCAGTAACtcaattgatatatttggacGAAAAGAGTcaccaatttgatatttatcccctAATCTTTATGCATTATAATTGTCCTAAATTTATAATAGTTGATTAGGGATATTTAGGAATATAAACACTATTCATATAATCTCATTTTTAAGTCACATACTAAAATATATAGACTACGTGATATATATAGACATCCGTTGACAATAGAGATTGCATCATCCGTTAATCAGGAAGTTGGTCAGTATCTGGTCTCATTAGTATCCAAGGTATCATCAGCATCTCTTGAGCATCAGTATTCCTTATTGGATAAGATTTTGTTACTGAAGACCAGGGCGCGGATTGATTTGTTTTGCTGGTTAGTAGCTATCAGTTAGGATATGTTATGCATATAATCAGCAATTGATATATCATATCTTGTAATTGATAGGGCAGCTGTATAGTATATAAACATAGATTAGGTTTACACTTAGGTGTATCACATACACGAGATAtcttgtaacctagcagctctcaaGAACACTTGTATTTCTTGAGAGAGTTGTAACAGTCTGtgaatcaatataacataaggCTATTTGATTTAAGATCTGTGTCATTGCTTTTGATTGTCGATTATTTGGTAGTATTATATTCACCCCCCTCTACAATTCGTTTTATTGGGCAACAAGCGGTATCAGAGCAGTCTGATTAAGAACTATTAGAAAAGATCCAAACATGTCGACAAGCAAGTATGAGAGCATCAAAATTCCAATTCTGAAGAAAGCTGAATATTCAACTTGGAAGGTGAAGATGCTGATGTACCTGGAAGCTATAGATCCATTATACCTAGAAAGGATTAAAGATGGTTTGTTCGTTCCTACAAAAATTGTTCCACAAGTTGGCACTGTACCTGAACACTTTGTCaacaaagaaaagaaggaattCTCTGTAGAGGACAAAGCAGAAGTTCACAAAGATGCAAAGTTAAAGAATATTCTTCACAACAGTCTTGATAATGTAAAGTCTAACAGAGTGATTGCATGCAAAACTTCAAAAGAAATCTGGGATACTTTAGAGACTCAGTGTCAAGGAATTGTGTCGATCAAGAAGAACAAGAGAGCTTTGTTGGTACATGAGTATGAACAATTTGAGgcaaaagctgatgaaggcctcactgatgTGTATGACAGATTCCTCACTCCGCTAAACAATCTGTCCCTGGTTGGAAAGGAGTATAATACTGAAGACTCCAACACAAAATTTCTGAGAGCCTTTCCAGAAGAGTGGGATACACAGTCCTCTATCATTAGGCATCAATATGGTTAGAAAAACTCTCTCTGGATCCAGCAAAGAAAGAACAGTAAAAGCAGTAAAGGGAAATATGTTGCCTTGAATGTGGAAACAAAGCCACCAAAGGCAAAGGCTGTGGAGGTCTCTATGAGGAAACCTGTCAAGGTAGAATCAGATATTGATGACTCTCCATCAGATACTGATGAAGATACTGGCAACAATACTGATTCTGATATCAAAAAGATGGTTGCCTTGCTTGTCAAAGGAATCAAAAAGATGAAATATAAGAATTCACGAAGGCAGAGCAAGTTCATCAAGAGATCCTATGATGCCGGAAAGGACATGTACAAGAAAAGGGATGACACTGACAGCAAGAGAAGAAAGGTTGATATGACCCAAGTCAAATGCTATAACTGTGACAAGGTGGAACACTTTGCTGCAGACTGCAAGAAAACAAAGAAGAGCAAAGGAATATCACTTATCTCTTCAAGCAAGGATTGGATGGACTCCTCTGATTCTGAAGAAGAAGTGATCAACTATGCACTCATGGCAAATGCTGATGAATGTGTCAATCCTGAAAATGCTTCTTCTAGTAAGGTATACAACCCTATTTGTGACTTTGATACTGACAATATCTCTGAGTTGAAATCCTTTCTAAAGTCTTTACATATTAGCTTTAGAACTCAAACTACAGAAAACACTAGGATATTATCTGAGATGTCAGATCTTAAGAAAAAGAATGATCATCTAGAAATAGAGTTAGTCCTTATGTTAGAAATCAAAAAGGAATGTGAAAAGGCTAAATATAGTGAAGTTTTGATGACAGCCAAGTAtgctaataataaataatatatcgaagatatcctttcagtGAGGGAGTATAACTTTCTGATATTTACATTTGAATGAGATTTAAATTAGTTTCAATACGTTAAGTTCACTTTTTATGTTTAATCTGAATCACCTActttttaccaaaaaaaaaaaagaaaggaatttgatgatgttattttatattattttttgtagtAATGTAATTGTTAAAAATCACCACCTCACTCGAAATAATCATAAATGTTTATTCTTTAGGTAAAATATTTAGCTTTATCCTCCAACTAGAGTCTAGAAGTTTCACAACAATTAACAAGTAGTGTTACGACATATTTTCGTTGTCTCAATTATCTCAcaaattttctaatattaatctaataataattaatttaattcctaaattaaatattttctctCTCTGAAACGAGGAATAAACTCCAATTAGTTATAGGAAATATCTCCCTGCGATATCCTTCAAATCCAGAAGGTATCCCGGCGGGAATATAACTTAAATAGATAAAATCTACTAATTCCTGATACATATCTTTATAATCATGGGATTAAAAATTGAATCATAAATAAAACTGCATTGATTTGATCCTATAAATATAAGTTTTCAGACATCAAGTCATAGGATCTGACACATCTAACAAGTCAAGATACATCTCAAGTTCGGCCCCAAAcatctaaaaatcaaatcaccctattttcaaaatttcgttAATCCAGTAATCTCTGAAATCTGTTATCACCAAATTCCTTTGGTAACAAGTAGTAATACATATGTaaatttgtaattcaatttggaTAATAGAGTAACAAATCAGAGGATGAGAAGTAAAGAAATATAACCGTTAACGTGACAATGGAGactgatagaatatattttgatatatattttagttgattttattcttatattaattGTGTCTTGCATTGATtcagatatttatttaataggttttatttttttattgtaggaaataaagaatctATGACTTGGTAGGATTTGGAACAAAAAGACCTATTTAGGAGTGAAAATAGAAGAAAATTCGTAATATTGGGCTACACGGGCTGCCTACACTGTTTGGGTCTTATCTGGAGTTCCATATGTTAGATTTAGAAGATCTGATAGTACACGTGAAACTTGGAGGATTTCTTTTAATTCAGAGGTGGTCCAATAAACAAATCCAACTGATAGAGCCCAGAAACTGGAGTCAAAACTCAACTGCGAATTTTAATTAAAGAATCATATTCGGTTATGGATATCCTTTTGTAATTGACTTAGAAGATTGAAAATACTTATTATATCAGCCATATAgacatacatataattttaggGAAGGAAATAGTTAGGGTTTCAAATTTTCGCTgtaattcaattttataataatattataatattgcaGAAACGAGAGATTCAAAGTGacatacatataataattaCCTGCAAAATCACTATTCTAAaacaatttcatttatttaaaaattcctAGCTaacttttgaatttatttttactgATTTATTGATCGAATTTGACGAAAAgccttatttataaaatatttatatttataatataaattctgaattgataaataaatcatttaggttgtgttcacttggatgaaatggaatgaagagagaatgtaatgaaaaaaattatataaaaattttaaggaaaaataagaaagtatgaaataataatgacaaaatataaatttatttttaattttttgacaatCGTAATAAAGAAAGTAGACTGCAATTATGTAGTCAAAACTTTTCATTCTTGTTAATACTTAATAGGGAAATATATCAAAAGCATCATTCACTTGTTTGAAATGtttcaaaatcatcattaaACAACAATCTGACTCAAATGGGTTACTcattacaaaaatttatatcaaaaatatcattataTCATTAGTAGAAATtctaaaaatatcatatattgagtttcgcataTTGTTTACCAATGGTATTACAttcaaatgaaagattccgagttctagtattttagaaaatatttttaaatttttaaaattttatttactatttatttttaattttttaattgttttatttgatttaaataaaaataaatagtagataaatttttaatataaataaattgtttcagaataatgtaatttttaattacatcaaaaaatatgtgcaatttttaatatataaaactataacccaaatgtatatattatattaaaaatatattatgtatgtagttactattaatttaataaaaatattatatgaaaatttatttttatacttatattaagTTTTTCTTGTGCAGTACTTCTATTAAATGtgtatagaaatatatatattatatatttttttatcagtttttaataattacatgtaaataataaaaatcaacaTATAGATAGGATAATGTaaattaatatgattaaattcTTGAGAACGATTATTTTCTAACTCCAAAAAATTTTCaacgacaaaaaaaaaagtgaaaataagtcacacaatataattttttactaaAAGTCATtagattgaaaataaaaataatcaagaTATTTACTCCCAAAAAGTTCACacattactttaaaaaaatgagACTTTGGAAAAATAATCTTACTTTCAAATGGAGGCTCATTCAAATTAATATGATTGAATTCTTGAGAATAATTATTTTCTAACTCCAAAGAATTTTCACcgacaaaa of the Daucus carota subsp. sativus chromosome 4, DH1 v3.0, whole genome shotgun sequence genome contains:
- the LOC108217059 gene encoding uncharacterized protein LOC108217059; protein product: MSTSKYESIKIPILKKAEYSTWKVKMLMYLEAIDPLYLERIKDGLFVPTKIVPQVGTVPEHFVNKEKKEFSVEDKAEVHKDAKLKNILHNSLDNVKSNRVIACKTSKEIWDTLETQCQGIVSIKKNKRALLVHEYEQFEAKADEGLTDVYDRFLTPLNNLSLKNSLWIQQRKNSKSSKGKYVALNVETKPPKAKAVEVSMRKPVKVESDIDDSPSDTDEDTGNNTDSDIKKMVALLVKGIKKMKYKNSRRQSKFIKRSYDAGKDMYKKRDDTDSKRRKVDMTQVKCYNCDKVEHFAADCKKTKKSKGISLISSSKDWMDSSDSEEEVINYALMANADECVNPENASSSKVYNPICDFDTDNISELKSFLKSLHISFRTQTTENTRILSEMSDLKKKNDHLEIELVLMLEIKKECEKAKYSEVLMTAKYANNK